Within Dermacentor variabilis isolate Ectoservices chromosome 8, ASM5094787v1, whole genome shotgun sequence, the genomic segment TGCAACGGCAGCTAACTGCTCGCAATTACGTTTGCCTTTTCTATCCGCCTGTCCACCAATCTCTTACTCTGACGAAGACTTTTGTCGACATCGACGACTCACAATGATGATTTCACTGAGACATATTTTAGCCCATGCTAAGGAAGCCATGTGCAACTGGGAAGTCGAGCCACCGCGCAATTTTTTTGCTTGATTGCATGGAAAAATGAGTAATGTGAAGGAAACATTATTTACATTACATTTAGAAACACACACGAAAAACAAACGCACACAGGCTACGCAGTGTAATGATAATTCGAAAAGCGGACAAACAAGTACGAGCGTTTAGATGCGAAATCCACTCAAGAGCGGGGTCAAAGGTTTTAACCCCACTACGCACGTGAGCAGCTTCTTCTGGACAGATGGACCAATTCGAGCGAGTTGGCGAGGCATTTCTGTCCATCATGCGGCTCCTTCGTAATGAATAAAGTACTAATCCCATAGACAGATGATATGCAGTATTATTGTCATAAAAAACGCAATATTGTCGGGTAACTACCGCAAGGCATTTCGCTCCATACAGACTCTGAGACTAAAGCCCCTCCACCCACGCACCACTCCCGCTTTTGCTAACTAGCGCCAACCTATGAGGTGCGCCGCTGTTCCTTATTAGTCACACAGACCATGCAGTCACGCTTCCTTAAGTATCGCCTCCGGGGTTTCGGTCCCCGTAGTTTCGCTTCCCGGATTTCCGGCTCTTTCGCTCGTACCTCTACACGGCAGGGACGTGATGACGTGATTTCCGTGATGCTGATGTGGTCTCTTAAGAAATACGGATCTCGGCTGACATGAATCCTTCTCAGTATCGTAAAAAATTCGTATAGTTGAATGTTTTCTGTGCATTCCAATGCACGTTTAGACACAATGGTTATTAACCGGATTTATTTATTCAAGCGTCGCGACTTAGCACTGCCTACTCCTTTAACTCATGTGATCCCTATGCAGAAGTAAACAGTCTCTACGTCATCTTCGGCTGTGTGTCGAAGATATTCGACCGCATGGTCAGTTAAAATTGCAAGTGCGACTTGGGGTGTACTCCTGTTTGGAGGGAAAATGTTAGACGCGTATAACCTGAAGGCAACATATGAGAGAAAATATGGGCAATTTATCCAGATAAGCGCTTTTACCAGACTAAAATAAAAGGTTAACCTCTGTGAAAGTAGAAATGTTAAGGAGATCAGAGAAAAGCGGGCGATGTCAAAACATAACTGAAATTTTGCGGCAAATCATACTTGATACCGCGATAAGATAGCTGTGCACTAAAACATATACGCGTTCGTGTAAAGTCGAAGCGTAGCTGAGTCTATGTATTTCGATGTACCCTGGGAATCAATGGAACTTAAGAGAAGCAACACGCTTTGCTGGTACATACATACGTATTACCGTAAGAAATTTAGAGGCACACGAAAACAACAGAACGAGTGACAGCGTTCTGCGAAGGCTGTCGAATTAAGCTACGCAGAAAACGCAATGCAATGCGCGATCTTCTTCTTTACCGCTGGAACACGGGTATCGGCTTTGAAAGATATCTGAACATCATTTTTAGTTATCATTTAAGTCAAGAAAAACCTTTATCATTCACAGTCCCGTTTAAAGCAAAGCGCCAACAGTGCCGTCCTCAGGTGAGTCTTGTAACAACGGAACTGCGAGTACGTCATGGGGAATCTGTACAGTCCGGGATTGTCAAGTCTAAACGCGGCCAGTCCGGACTTTGCAAAATCCATCTGGCATGGGCATCGAGCGCTTTTTGACGATGTTGCTCAGGATGGCCCGCGCTTCGGCGTCAGTGAGGATTCCCCACGCGTTGGGCCCTTCGACGAACTCTGTCGCTGTAAGCGCTAGGAAGCGCAGTTCGGAGAACAGTGGTAGCATGAGGGCCCGAACATTGGCCGGTTCACCGTCTTCCGAAGATGGCGTCAGCCACTGCTGCAGGGCCCATGAATGCACAGCTTGTATCACCGATGACTCGGACACATTCGTCGCGTGACGAAGGACGTATCTCACGGTGTCTAAGGTGGAGGACTTGAACCTCGTAGAGGAAATCACGACGGAACTGTTCTCGCGGATCAGGGCTCTGGCGCGGGCGGGGGGATCTTCTTCGCCCATAGTCAGAACGTAGTCCAGGAAAGGACATACGTCATCGAGCTTCATGCAGCTGTTCACGAAGGCGAGGCATCTTTCTTCCAGCTTTGGGATTAGGTACTTAGCGGCTGCGGTGCGGGTGCAGGCGGCTTGGTGCACGTTCGCCACATCGAGGCGGCCACTCTAGAAGTACCTGCATTGCGGGACAATGTAAAAACTCTGtttacacagagagagagagacagaaaagagATGCAGGTCAGCCACAGGACACATGCGGTTGGCTGCCTTGTACTGGGTGGGTAAAAAAGTGGCTAGAAAAAATCAAGGAAAGAAAGATGAATAAAAAGGAGGTACATTCACGCAGTCTGTCAAAGTTACGCGCAGTGTGAGTGTTCCGGCGGAAGATGGAATTTCAAGACGATTGGGTAAACGAGAACAATAAGAAAGCAGGAGCCAGTGTTCGGAAAAGTGTATTTGTCTTCTACAAGGTTGCATATGCTTTCTTCGGCACAATATATATTGGTACGGCTCTTatataggagagagagagggtaagGCGGATGGGTGAGGTAGTGATggagggtgtgttagcggcgagggtgtagaaatgagaaagaggatgcgctactgAACGTTGGTGGAGGAATGTAAGGTAGCACCGTGGGTGCCAGCCGGATGACATTTCACTGTAGGTTCCTCTTTATGGGGAAGGAGCCTGGACGACGGGGGAGGGAGGGGATTATCTGTTCCGCTGGAGGTCACTAAGACTagctatcgtctctctgaaatAGAGAATAAGTGCAGCGGCAGGAAATGGTGCTCGTGCAAAAATTAATGTATATATAGATAAAGTGATGAAAGGGATGAATGAAAGTAAAGGAGGCTGTGGAGGTTAGAATATTATTGACAACCCCATAACAAAAGAACTGAGCAATCTAATGAAAATagctaagtgttgttgcctatagaaATCTGGCGACCGGGGCCGAGGCCGCGCAGTGTCACGTCGCGCCCGAGGTTTAGTCTATACACGCTATTTCTTGTCTCGTTCAGGTTAAATCGGAatacgcacccgccgtggttgctcagtggcgatggtgttgggctgctgagcacgaggtctcgggatcggaTCCCgtgcacggcggccgcatttaaatgggggcgaaatgcgaaaacacccttgcatttagatttaggtgcacgttaaataactccaATGCGGTctaaatttccgcagtcctccactacggtgtgcctcataatcagaaagtggtgttggcacgtaaaaccccataatttcaagtCGGAATACACGTTGACTACTTATTTGTTAAATACAAAGTGTTTAAACTGCGGTAATGGAGTGACAGTGCCGTCTTTCGTTATAATGGCAAAACATGGCGCAGGCTTTATTTCCCCCAAGGTGGTTTAAAAAAACAGAAACGTAGCCTATGTTTTCGCCTTCGCCAGATGGTGCCACTGTTCCGTT encodes:
- the LOC142590304 gene encoding uncharacterized protein LOC142590304 translates to MKLDDVCPFLDYVLTMGEEDPPARARALIRENSSVVISSTRFKSSTLDTVRYVLRHATNVSESSVIQAVHSWALQQWLTPSSEDGEPANVRALMLPLFSELRFLALTATEFVEGPNAWGILTDAEARAILSNIVKKRSMPMPDGFCKVRTGRV